In the genome of Myxococcus stipitatus, one region contains:
- a CDS encoding MerR family transcriptional regulator, translated as MAERTYRIHVAAELSGVRVELIRAWERRYGVLQPLRTPAGYRVYTERDVAVLKRLKKLTDEGVAISEAAKLLPQLLSELTATPAANGDVHGSAAALTFWRDAALMAAEAYDQGGVSTVVDDVLSALPPLKAFEGVLAPLQREVGERWHQGELSVAQEHLVTQVVRARLVSLLHSAPEGGRRHAVLACFPDEEHELGLLGVALRLRHAGFRVTLLGQRVPAGDLGRAVASLRPELLGLSAVTDSGKDVFRDTLSQLMRALPADLSVWVGGAAAVAHADTVTRLGARLFSDERDWERLLAGE; from the coding sequence ATGGCCGAGCGCACCTACCGAATCCACGTAGCGGCGGAGCTGTCAGGTGTTCGGGTGGAGCTCATCCGCGCCTGGGAGCGTCGCTACGGAGTCCTTCAGCCGTTGAGAACCCCCGCGGGCTACCGCGTCTACACGGAGCGGGACGTGGCCGTGCTCAAGCGGCTGAAGAAGCTGACGGATGAGGGCGTGGCCATCAGCGAGGCCGCGAAGCTCCTCCCGCAGCTGCTCTCGGAGCTGACCGCCACGCCCGCGGCGAACGGCGATGTGCACGGCTCCGCCGCGGCGCTGACCTTCTGGCGGGACGCGGCGCTGATGGCCGCGGAGGCGTATGACCAGGGCGGCGTGTCCACGGTGGTGGATGACGTGCTGTCCGCGCTGCCTCCGCTCAAGGCCTTCGAGGGAGTGCTCGCTCCGCTCCAGCGCGAGGTCGGCGAGCGATGGCACCAGGGCGAGCTGTCGGTGGCGCAGGAGCACCTGGTGACGCAGGTGGTGCGCGCGCGGCTGGTGAGCCTGCTGCACTCGGCCCCCGAGGGCGGACGGCGCCACGCGGTGCTCGCGTGTTTCCCGGACGAGGAGCACGAGCTGGGGCTCCTGGGCGTGGCGCTGCGCCTGCGGCACGCGGGCTTCCGGGTGACGTTGTTGGGGCAGCGCGTGCCGGCGGGAGACCTGGGGCGCGCGGTGGCGAGTCTGCGGCCGGAGCTCTTGGGGCTGTCCGCCGTCACCGACTCCGGCAAGGACGTCTTTCGCGACACGCTCTCCCAGCTCATGCGCGCGCTGCCGGCGGACCTCTCCGTCTGGGTGGGCGGCGCGGCGGCGGTGGCTCACGCGGACACCGTCACCCGCCTGGGCGCGCGGCTGTTCAGCGACGAGCGGGATTGGGAGCGCTTGCTGGCGGGGGAGTGA
- a CDS encoding oxidoreductase, which translates to MMVGAMGLAVLLSLGSSSMAWKEQTSHTTVRLRGISAVNPRVAWASGDKGTFVLTTDGGQTWKAGTVPGAEELDFRDVDAFSDTTAYLLSIGEGTRSRIYKTVDGGKSWTLQFTNTTAGAFFDGMAFWDERRGLAFSDPVEGRFLVVATSDGGATWTPLPATAFPPALPGEAGFAASGTSIATRGTQHAWFGMGGAAARVLRTTDGGMSWSAARTPLATGDGGGVFSLLFWSEQQGIAVGGNHQRHSDPTGNLAVTFDGGKTWSAPRTRPAGYRSGIALVHGAPGPTLVTVGPSGSELSVDGARSWIPLGPLGFHAVASSRSGAGGGRVWAVGDSGRIALLERVRGPLTPPPASAPNPARR; encoded by the coding sequence ATGATGGTGGGAGCGATGGGGCTGGCGGTGCTGCTGTCGCTGGGCAGCTCCAGCATGGCGTGGAAGGAACAGACGAGCCACACCACCGTGCGGCTCCGAGGCATCAGCGCCGTCAACCCGCGCGTGGCCTGGGCGAGCGGAGACAAGGGGACCTTCGTCCTGACCACGGACGGAGGCCAGACGTGGAAGGCGGGCACCGTCCCGGGAGCCGAGGAGCTGGACTTCCGGGACGTGGACGCCTTCAGCGACACGACGGCCTACCTGCTCTCCATCGGCGAGGGGACCAGGTCCCGCATCTACAAGACGGTGGATGGGGGAAAGAGCTGGACGCTCCAGTTCACCAACACCACCGCGGGCGCGTTCTTCGACGGCATGGCCTTCTGGGACGAGCGCCGGGGGCTCGCCTTCAGCGACCCGGTGGAGGGCCGGTTCCTCGTCGTGGCCACGTCGGACGGCGGCGCCACCTGGACGCCGCTCCCCGCCACCGCGTTTCCGCCCGCGCTCCCTGGTGAAGCGGGCTTCGCCGCCAGCGGCACGAGCATCGCCACGCGAGGCACCCAGCACGCGTGGTTCGGCATGGGAGGCGCCGCGGCGCGCGTCCTGCGCACCACGGACGGAGGCATGTCCTGGAGCGCGGCCAGGACACCCCTGGCCACGGGCGACGGCGGCGGCGTCTTCTCGCTGCTCTTCTGGAGTGAGCAGCAGGGCATCGCCGTGGGTGGCAACCACCAACGACACTCCGACCCGACGGGCAACCTGGCCGTCACGTTCGATGGCGGCAAGACGTGGAGCGCGCCGCGCACGCGTCCCGCGGGCTACCGCTCCGGCATCGCCCTGGTGCACGGCGCTCCGGGGCCCACGCTCGTCACCGTGGGCCCTTCGGGCTCGGAGCTGTCGGTGGATGGCGCGCGGAGCTGGATACCGCTGGGGCCGCTGGGCTTTCACGCCGTCGCGTCGTCCCGCTCCGGGGCCGGAGGCGGACGCGTCTGGGCCGTCGGGGACTCGGGACGCATCGCCCTCCTCGAGCGCGTGCGCGGCCCCCTCACTCCCCCGCCAGCAAGCGCTCCCAATCCCGCTCGTCGCTGA
- a CDS encoding ADYC domain-containing protein produces the protein MRTLSRLLSSSLCFSLLLACGPVPEDTAAEMESQAASIEGDDSHSQGTQLHGTSVEAIRYADAAVMYDGNRRAAKLLLHRGTLEADMTLQVQGTTPSLAACLLPTSGPERSCGFTVAGQGVCTPGTQVTLSTGTCSGTTGSCSGKPILRVCADEKPCEHQGPGYLGHGVPTPGSPLECAIYCPKVTFTCPASGIYTVLDAPMASSQTQWSAPVRTLTAPVFPAKAKRLRGAQLIGARMGARRQSELYFNTTLEIVDARNANTITIPESPGIWDDSGETFLYRVKVRPPPTTGAPSVDLCTTGVDPNVGWGWAAPLSGTFSSAGNRSESTEHFTFACDPGVLAKCYRWGYKPWLDGTQSGGVTMAHWACTRMARADYCGNGTSFTQDGTKIRPWDSMNPSIIPAPQSPPPADMTFEAGWRPEGPACLSHWRWQHLEAPCVQLNAPKYDQNGNITNDCRLYPTMPRCAEICDSAQEAKQYYQSIVFNESKSNQLPQP, from the coding sequence ATGAGAACCCTGTCCCGACTGCTGTCATCGAGTCTGTGCTTCTCCCTCCTCCTCGCCTGTGGCCCCGTCCCCGAGGACACCGCGGCCGAGATGGAGTCCCAGGCCGCCTCCATCGAAGGCGACGACTCCCACTCCCAGGGCACCCAGCTCCACGGCACCTCGGTGGAGGCCATCCGGTACGCGGATGCCGCCGTGATGTACGACGGCAACCGCCGCGCGGCGAAGCTCCTGCTGCACCGCGGAACGCTCGAAGCCGACATGACGTTGCAGGTGCAGGGGACCACGCCCAGCCTCGCCGCCTGCCTCCTGCCCACCAGCGGCCCGGAGCGCAGCTGTGGCTTCACCGTCGCGGGCCAGGGCGTGTGTACCCCCGGCACGCAGGTGACGCTCTCCACCGGAACCTGCTCGGGCACCACCGGGAGCTGCTCGGGCAAGCCCATCCTGCGCGTCTGCGCGGACGAGAAGCCCTGTGAGCACCAGGGCCCGGGCTACCTGGGCCACGGCGTGCCGACGCCCGGCAGCCCCCTCGAGTGCGCCATCTATTGCCCCAAGGTCACCTTCACCTGCCCCGCAAGCGGCATCTACACGGTGCTCGACGCGCCCATGGCCTCCAGCCAGACCCAGTGGAGCGCGCCCGTGAGGACGCTCACCGCGCCGGTCTTCCCCGCCAAGGCGAAGCGCCTGCGTGGAGCGCAGCTCATCGGAGCGCGGATGGGCGCGCGGAGGCAGAGCGAGCTCTACTTCAACACCACGCTCGAAATCGTGGACGCGCGCAACGCCAACACCATCACCATCCCGGAGTCGCCGGGCATCTGGGACGACAGCGGCGAGACGTTCCTCTACCGCGTGAAGGTCCGCCCGCCGCCCACCACGGGCGCCCCCAGCGTGGACCTGTGCACGACGGGCGTGGACCCCAACGTGGGCTGGGGCTGGGCCGCGCCGCTGTCGGGGACGTTCTCCAGCGCGGGCAACCGCTCCGAGAGCACCGAGCACTTCACCTTCGCGTGTGACCCGGGCGTGCTCGCCAAGTGCTACCGCTGGGGCTACAAGCCCTGGCTGGACGGCACCCAGTCCGGCGGCGTGACGATGGCGCACTGGGCCTGCACCCGCATGGCTCGCGCGGACTACTGCGGCAACGGCACGTCCTTCACCCAGGACGGCACGAAAATCCGGCCCTGGGACAGCATGAACCCCAGCATCATCCCCGCGCCCCAGTCTCCTCCTCCGGCGGACATGACCTTCGAGGCGGGCTGGAGGCCCGAGGGCCCCGCGTGCCTGAGCCACTGGCGGTGGCAGCACCTGGAGGCGCCGTGCGTGCAGCTGAACGCGCCCAAGTACGACCAGAACGGGAACATCACCAACGACTGCCGCCTCTACCCCACGATGCCCCGGTGCGCTGAAATCTGCGACTCCGCGCAGGAAGCCAAGCAGTACTACCAGAGCATCGTCTTCAACGAGTCCAAGTCCAACCAGCTCCCCCAGCCCTGA